One Microbacter margulisiae genomic window carries:
- the typA gene encoding translational GTPase TypA produces MQKIRNIAIIAHVDHGKTTLVDKMLLATKLFRENEQVGELILDNNDLERERGITILSKNVSVTYNNYKINIIDTPGHADFGGEVERVLNMADGVLLLVDAFEGPMPQTRFVLQKAIQLGLKPIVVINKVDKPNCRPEEVQEEVFDLMFNLDATEDQLNFHTLFGSAKQGWMSNDPHVVKNDINDLFDAIIEYIPEPKYLEGPPQMLITSLDYSSYVGRIAVGRVHRGVLNEGMPIALAKRDGSIVKSRIKELDVFTGLGRTKVDTVGSGDICALVGIDNFEIGDTITDIDNPDPLDPIAIDEPTMSMLFTINNSPFFGKEGKYVTSRHIHDRLMRELDKNLALRVEKSESQDAWVVYGRGVLHLSILIETMRREGYELQVGQPQVLIKEIAAVKNEPIEQLTINVPDEYSGKIIEIVASRKGEMINMDRKGERVNLEFTIPSRGIIGLRNNLLTASAGEAIIAHRFLEYQPYKGDMERRTNGSIIVMETGTVFAYALDKLQDRGKFFVSPQDEVYAGQVVGEHCKEGDLTVNVTKSKKLTNMRASGSDDKARIAPPVIFSLEEALEYIKEDEYVEVTPKSIRLRKIVLDENERKRLAKK; encoded by the coding sequence ATGCAAAAAATACGAAACATTGCAATTATTGCACACGTCGATCACGGTAAAACAACGTTAGTAGACAAGATGTTGCTGGCAACCAAACTTTTTCGTGAGAATGAACAGGTTGGTGAATTAATTTTAGACAATAACGATCTGGAACGTGAACGGGGAATTACCATTCTATCAAAGAATGTCTCTGTTACCTATAATAATTATAAGATTAATATTATCGACACTCCGGGGCACGCTGACTTTGGAGGTGAGGTAGAACGGGTATTAAACATGGCCGATGGAGTTCTGCTTTTAGTTGATGCTTTTGAAGGGCCAATGCCACAAACCCGTTTTGTTTTGCAAAAGGCCATACAATTAGGTCTAAAACCAATTGTTGTGATTAACAAAGTCGATAAACCCAACTGTCGTCCGGAAGAAGTGCAGGAAGAGGTCTTCGACTTAATGTTCAACCTCGATGCAACAGAAGATCAGCTAAATTTTCATACCCTATTTGGTTCGGCTAAACAAGGATGGATGTCGAATGATCCTCATGTCGTAAAAAATGACATCAATGATCTTTTTGATGCAATTATCGAATATATCCCTGAACCTAAATATTTGGAAGGCCCACCACAGATGTTGATCACATCGCTTGACTATTCTTCATATGTTGGCCGAATTGCTGTTGGTCGTGTACATCGTGGCGTTTTGAATGAAGGCATGCCGATCGCCCTGGCTAAACGAGATGGAAGTATTGTAAAATCAAGAATTAAGGAACTGGATGTGTTTACAGGACTTGGCCGGACCAAAGTAGATACTGTAGGGTCGGGTGATATTTGTGCTCTTGTTGGTATTGATAATTTCGAAATTGGAGATACAATAACCGATATCGACAATCCTGATCCACTCGATCCGATTGCCATTGACGAACCAACGATGAGCATGTTGTTCACCATTAATAACTCCCCGTTTTTTGGGAAAGAAGGTAAATACGTAACTTCCCGCCATATTCATGACCGTCTAATGCGGGAATTAGATAAAAATCTAGCTTTACGCGTTGAAAAAAGCGAATCTCAGGATGCATGGGTAGTTTATGGCCGGGGCGTACTTCACCTTTCCATTCTTATAGAAACAATGCGCCGGGAAGGATACGAATTGCAGGTAGGCCAGCCTCAAGTACTTATCAAGGAAATTGCAGCAGTTAAAAACGAACCGATAGAACAGCTTACCATCAATGTGCCGGATGAATATTCAGGGAAAATTATTGAAATAGTCGCTTCACGTAAAGGTGAAATGATCAACATGGATCGTAAGGGTGAACGTGTTAATCTCGAGTTTACGATTCCCTCACGCGGAATCATAGGATTGAGAAACAATCTTCTGACAGCTTCAGCTGGCGAAGCAATCATTGCACATCGTTTCCTTGAATATCAACCTTATAAAGGAGATATGGAACGACGTACAAATGGCTCCATCATTGTAATGGAAACCGGAACCGTTTTTGCTTACGCTCTTGATAAACTTCAGGACAGAGGTAAATTTTTTGTTTCGCCACAAGATGAAGTATATGCAGGTCAAGTTGTTGGTGAGCACTGTAAAGAAGGCGATCTCACTGTCAATGTAACCAAATCTAAGAAACTCACAAACATGCGGGCTTCCGGTTCGGACGATAAAGCACGCATCGCACCTCCGGTAATTTTTAGCCTTGAGGAAGCCTTGGAATACATCAAAGAAGATGAGTATGTGGAAGTAACTCCAAAATCAATCCGGCTACGTAAGATTGTATTGGATGAAAACGAACGTAAGCGTCTTGCTAAGAAATAA
- a CDS encoding aldose epimerase family protein — translation MMNSAFSKIIDGKEIALYQLQNGKIRMAVTNYGAKIVSLFVPDRAGKEEDVVLGFDNIDDYLNKEPFFGAVCGRFANRIKKGYFNLEGKEYQLVVNNGANHLHGGIKGFNDVIWHVEKVNEKQIMLSYFSADGEENYPGNLTAFVTYELTDNDELKIHYEATTDKTTIINLTQHSFFNLKGAGNGNIEDHELMVNADYYTPLDETQAPTGEVCFVDNSLMDFRQPVTISDRINADFKQFTYGRGIDNNWVVKKQQAHELALAASLYEPRSGRLMEMFTTQPGVQVYSGNWVENHTGKYGKKYDVRYAICLEAQGFPCSPNYAHFPSPVLHPEEKYDETTIYKFTVK, via the coding sequence ATGATGAACTCAGCTTTTAGTAAAATAATTGACGGGAAAGAAATTGCTTTGTATCAGTTGCAGAATGGGAAAATCCGTATGGCTGTAACGAATTATGGAGCTAAAATTGTCTCTCTTTTTGTTCCGGACAGAGCCGGTAAAGAAGAAGATGTTGTGTTGGGATTTGACAATATTGATGACTATCTGAATAAAGAACCTTTTTTCGGAGCGGTGTGTGGTCGTTTTGCCAACCGGATTAAAAAAGGATATTTTAATCTGGAGGGAAAAGAATATCAGTTGGTTGTCAATAATGGAGCTAACCATCTGCATGGTGGTATCAAAGGATTCAACGATGTTATTTGGCATGTGGAAAAGGTCAATGAGAAACAGATCATGTTATCTTATTTTTCAGCCGATGGGGAAGAGAACTATCCCGGCAACCTTACTGCATTTGTTACGTATGAACTAACGGATAATGACGAGTTGAAAATCCATTATGAGGCCACTACGGATAAAACAACGATTATCAACCTTACTCAGCACTCTTTCTTTAATCTTAAAGGAGCCGGGAACGGCAATATTGAAGATCATGAATTGATGGTCAATGCCGATTATTATACTCCTCTGGATGAGACGCAGGCACCTACGGGGGAAGTTTGCTTCGTGGATAACTCGTTGATGGATTTTCGTCAGCCGGTTACAATCAGTGATCGTATCAATGCTGATTTTAAACAATTTACGTATGGCCGTGGAATAGACAACAATTGGGTCGTTAAAAAACAACAGGCGCATGAGTTGGCATTGGCAGCTTCTTTATACGAACCCCGGAGCGGTCGCCTGATGGAGATGTTTACCACACAGCCTGGCGTGCAGGTCTATTCAGGGAACTGGGTTGAGAACCATACAGGAAAATATGGAAAGAAATACGATGTGCGCTACGCTATTTGCCTGGAAGCACAAGGATTTCCCTGCTCTCCAAACTATGCCCATTTTCCTTCGCCGGTGTTGCATCCAGAAGAAAAGTATGATGAAACCACGATCTATAAATTCACTGTCAAATAG
- a CDS encoding galactokinase encodes MNTQELQEAFLKLYGKPAEALYFSPGRVNLIGEHTDYNGGFVFPCALSFGTYLLCRKNDDKVVRFRSLNQKEYVEVALDKLQTPHPKSWINYPMGVFDQFIKRGFSIPFGLDQLIWGDVPNGAGLSSSASLEVVTGYMLNDVFQTHLNRVEIAKIGQKAENEFVGVNCGIMDQFASANGEKDHAIFLDCNTLDFELVPVKLEGVKVLISNTHSPHKLDSGAYNQRVAECKKAVELISKVRPIQYLAELTEADFKEVESALASDPVAHKRARHVVSEVQRTTDAVKSLKAGDIDKFGQLMNASHVSLRDDYEVTGLELDTMAEEAWKIDGVIGSRMTGGGFGGCTVSLVKDEAIDSFIEKVGAAYQAKTGLKPDFYVAEIGNGACRLKLGE; translated from the coding sequence ATGAACACACAAGAATTACAAGAAGCGTTTTTGAAGTTGTATGGGAAACCGGCAGAAGCACTGTATTTTTCACCGGGACGGGTAAACCTTATCGGAGAACACACCGACTATAACGGGGGATTCGTATTCCCATGTGCTTTAAGCTTCGGCACCTATTTGCTGTGTCGTAAAAACGACGATAAAGTAGTCCGTTTTCGTTCGCTGAACCAGAAAGAATATGTCGAAGTAGCCCTTGACAAGCTTCAAACGCCACATCCTAAATCGTGGATCAACTACCCGATGGGTGTGTTTGATCAATTTATCAAACGTGGCTTTTCAATTCCTTTCGGTCTTGACCAGCTGATTTGGGGTGATGTTCCTAATGGAGCTGGTCTCTCTTCTTCCGCTTCACTGGAAGTAGTAACCGGGTATATGCTCAATGATGTTTTCCAAACCCATCTTAACCGGGTGGAAATTGCTAAAATCGGACAAAAAGCCGAAAATGAATTTGTAGGAGTCAATTGCGGCATCATGGATCAGTTTGCCAGCGCCAACGGGGAAAAAGACCATGCTATTTTCCTCGACTGCAACACGCTTGATTTCGAATTAGTTCCGGTAAAACTGGAAGGTGTCAAGGTGTTAATCTCTAATACCCACAGTCCGCACAAACTCGATTCTGGTGCTTATAATCAGCGCGTGGCAGAATGTAAGAAAGCTGTTGAGTTGATCTCCAAAGTACGTCCGATTCAATATTTGGCCGAACTGACCGAAGCAGATTTCAAGGAAGTGGAATCTGCCTTAGCCAGTGATCCTGTTGCCCATAAGCGCGCCCGTCACGTAGTGTCTGAGGTTCAACGCACCACAGATGCCGTTAAATCGCTCAAGGCAGGAGATATCGATAAATTCGGACAGTTAATGAATGCTTCGCATGTCTCATTGCGGGATGATTATGAAGTAACAGGGCTTGAACTCGATACAATGGCAGAAGAGGCATGGAAGATAGATGGTGTTATCGGATCACGGATGACAGGAGGCGGTTTTGGAGGCTGCACGGTTAGTCTGGTGAAAGATGAGGCTATTGATTCGTTTATTGAAAAAGTAGGAGCCGCTTATCAGGCAAAAACCGGATTGAAACCTGACTTCTATGTGGCTGAAATTGGTAATGGCGCTTGCCGTTTGAAATTGGGAGAGTAA
- a CDS encoding glycoside hydrolase family 43 protein, translated as MKNRSKHYLIPAVIVLSLVVYAGAISAKSEKVSNQQTAQRYDSFRPGAIWNDTNGKVINAHGGGIIYYKGVYYWFGEHKITGPIGNTAQVGVHCYASKDLYNWKDEGIALHVSDDPHSDITKGCILERPKVIYNKKTRKFVMWFHLELKGEGYSAARAGVAISDRPAGPYTFLRSLRPNAGIWPLNFKKSWETSTLQPDSLKGWTPAWMKAVEEGLFVRRDFKTGQMFRDMTAFVDTDGKAYLIYSSEENLTLQIAQLNDDYTGFSGKYVRVFPGGHNEGPAIFKDRGKYYMVTSGCTGWAPNAARSGVASSIFGPWKALGNPCVGQDSALTFHGQSTYILPVEGKKNAFIFMADRWNPQNPIDGRYIWLPIEIKEDRLVIKWLDNWSLNVFH; from the coding sequence ATGAAAAATCGATCAAAACATTACCTCATCCCTGCTGTGATCGTTTTGTCTCTGGTTGTATATGCCGGAGCCATATCAGCAAAATCTGAAAAGGTCAGCAATCAACAAACAGCACAACGTTACGATTCCTTTCGGCCCGGAGCCATCTGGAATGATACCAATGGGAAAGTCATCAATGCCCATGGAGGAGGTATTATATATTATAAAGGCGTATATTACTGGTTTGGAGAACATAAAATAACAGGACCGATAGGTAATACGGCACAAGTAGGCGTACATTGTTACGCATCCAAAGACCTGTATAACTGGAAAGACGAAGGGATCGCCCTGCATGTTTCCGATGATCCCCATTCCGACATTACCAAAGGCTGTATTCTGGAACGACCCAAAGTGATTTACAATAAAAAGACTCGCAAATTTGTGATGTGGTTCCATCTGGAACTCAAAGGAGAAGGATACAGTGCAGCACGCGCGGGCGTAGCGATCAGCGACCGACCGGCAGGGCCTTACACTTTTCTGCGTTCCCTGCGTCCCAATGCAGGTATCTGGCCATTGAATTTCAAGAAGTCATGGGAAACATCCACGCTGCAACCCGATAGCCTGAAAGGATGGACGCCCGCATGGATGAAAGCCGTAGAAGAAGGACTGTTTGTGCGGAGAGACTTTAAGACAGGCCAGATGTTCCGGGATATGACCGCCTTTGTCGATACAGATGGGAAAGCCTATCTCATCTACTCCTCAGAAGAAAACCTGACTTTGCAAATCGCCCAGTTGAATGACGATTACACCGGATTCTCGGGTAAGTATGTCCGTGTTTTTCCCGGAGGGCACAATGAAGGGCCTGCTATTTTCAAAGACAGAGGGAAGTACTATATGGTAACTTCCGGATGTACGGGTTGGGCTCCCAATGCAGCCCGGTCAGGAGTAGCCTCCTCCATCTTCGGCCCATGGAAAGCGTTAGGCAATCCCTGTGTGGGGCAAGACTCAGCCCTGACGTTTCATGGACAAAGCACCTATATCCTACCGGTAGAAGGGAAGAAAAATGCATTCATCTTTATGGCCGATCGCTGGAATCCCCAGAATCCTATTGATGGCCGGTACATCTGGCTCCCGATAGAGATAAAAGAGGATAGACTAGTCATCAAATGGCTGGACAACTGGAGTTTGAACGTATTTCACTAA
- a CDS encoding transglutaminase-like domain-containing protein: MEKRLFWLLLVCSFQLSYGQIIFPPSLSLQIRQQISAQHQLTGDSAKMWTFLEYYPMSHMERQLMAYLYAFMPLNDLVTYSPSFFYANVKQTLQAKQDMPWGNRIPENIFLHYVLPVRVNNEPLDSFRLVMYPVLKQRVYGLDMEQAALEINHWCHEKVTYRCTDARTDSPMSLLLRACGRCGEESIFTVAALRTIGIPARQVFTPRWAHTDDNHAWVEVWINGKWHYMGGCEPEPCLDRAWFSEPVKRAMLVQTFTFGPDPEDSSAIRTTDRFSELNLTYRYAPVKKVIIHVTDSLGHPVDSARVEWRLYNYASFYPILKTYTDVNGNSTATLGKGDILVWVIKGKQFCFKEMDIRTMDTLRLILSPKIPVDTYDFDMVPPVSIHLCDTLSTIIKEQNDRRLRTEDSIRHVYMSTFKDDQWVTNFANRYFLSPDTVRDLLGCSEGNWPQISAYLAQNAFVSPAYVVALASQLSEKDLSDITSVVLTDHLLWATKPEYHDSSISNDDFIHYVLSPRISIEEITPWRSFLIRHFGDKMAQACRKDITPLIQWIRDSIRITRTANQISNMLIAPEKVFTYRIADMRSRDLFFVAACRSFGIPSRLNPQTHEPEFQHNDEWFDVDFNTGKASIPVWGKIKLLDCKNRISPQYDHNFTLGVLHDGHYHTLPYEGFQRIGDFPDPLPVDTGRYVLTTGVRLTDGSVLSSMQFFKVSKGDEVHLPVTLRQYPNDIHPLGKIDLGAVTVRPAGQASSCSLASLVAGKKEIAIVLFDPDQEPSRHVLQDLAMMADQFHGRKMMFVYVFSSSENIQTGTLSSFSLPTPNVIVIDQQRSLIEALSALFPQLLSNKLPIVVLCDGDGTLFFKSAGYCASVPNQLFNIQRQLRRVSLTKEDREACH, translated from the coding sequence ATGGAAAAACGATTATTTTGGCTTCTGTTGGTTTGTTCGTTTCAATTGAGTTATGGACAAATTATATTTCCTCCCTCTTTGTCGCTGCAGATCCGTCAGCAAATTTCAGCACAACATCAATTGACAGGGGACAGCGCTAAAATGTGGACTTTCCTGGAATATTATCCGATGTCCCATATGGAGAGGCAACTGATGGCGTATTTATATGCCTTCATGCCTCTGAACGATCTGGTAACCTATTCGCCTTCGTTTTTTTATGCCAACGTGAAACAAACCTTACAGGCAAAGCAAGATATGCCTTGGGGTAATCGAATTCCCGAAAACATTTTTCTTCATTATGTGTTGCCGGTAAGAGTAAACAACGAGCCTCTGGATTCGTTTCGGCTGGTGATGTATCCTGTCCTCAAACAACGTGTTTATGGATTGGATATGGAGCAGGCGGCTTTGGAAATCAATCATTGGTGTCATGAAAAGGTGACTTATCGGTGTACGGATGCCCGTACGGATTCACCCATGAGTTTGCTGTTGCGTGCCTGTGGACGTTGTGGCGAAGAATCGATTTTTACGGTTGCAGCCCTGCGCACTATTGGCATTCCGGCCCGTCAGGTATTTACACCACGTTGGGCGCATACGGATGATAATCATGCTTGGGTGGAGGTATGGATTAATGGGAAATGGCATTATATGGGAGGATGTGAACCCGAACCGTGTCTGGATAGGGCATGGTTTAGCGAGCCGGTAAAACGGGCCATGTTGGTGCAAACCTTTACGTTTGGACCTGATCCTGAAGATTCGTCGGCTATCCGTACCACCGACCGGTTTTCGGAATTGAATCTTACCTATCGGTATGCTCCAGTAAAAAAGGTGATAATTCATGTGACTGATTCTCTTGGGCATCCTGTTGACAGCGCCCGTGTGGAATGGAGGCTTTATAATTATGCCTCATTTTATCCAATTTTGAAGACATATACAGACGTGAACGGGAATTCAACGGCTACTCTTGGAAAAGGAGATATTTTGGTCTGGGTAATCAAAGGAAAACAATTTTGTTTTAAAGAAATGGATATCCGTACCATGGATACTCTTCGGCTCATTCTGTCTCCGAAAATACCTGTTGATACTTATGATTTTGATATGGTTCCCCCTGTATCCATTCATCTTTGCGATACGCTCAGCACTATTATAAAAGAACAAAATGACCGGCGACTTCGAACGGAAGATTCTATCCGTCATGTTTATATGTCTACTTTTAAAGATGACCAATGGGTGACAAATTTTGCAAACCGTTATTTTCTTTCTCCCGATACAGTACGGGATTTATTGGGATGCAGTGAAGGCAACTGGCCTCAAATATCAGCGTATCTTGCTCAAAATGCGTTTGTCTCTCCTGCCTATGTTGTGGCGTTGGCTTCGCAACTATCGGAAAAGGATTTGAGTGATATCACTTCTGTTGTACTTACCGATCATTTGTTGTGGGCGACTAAACCCGAATATCACGATTCATCCATAAGCAATGACGATTTTATACATTATGTACTCTCTCCCCGCATCTCCATAGAGGAGATTACACCCTGGCGTTCTTTTCTGATCCGTCATTTCGGCGATAAAATGGCCCAGGCGTGTCGGAAAGACATCACTCCATTAATTCAATGGATCAGGGATTCAATACGTATTACCAGAACGGCAAATCAAATTTCAAATATGCTGATTGCTCCCGAAAAAGTCTTTACTTACCGTATTGCCGATATGCGTTCGCGGGATCTTTTTTTTGTAGCTGCCTGCCGTTCTTTTGGTATTCCGTCTCGTTTGAATCCGCAAACTCACGAACCTGAATTTCAACATAACGACGAATGGTTTGACGTTGATTTCAATACGGGGAAAGCATCAATCCCTGTATGGGGGAAAATAAAATTACTGGATTGTAAAAACAGAATATCACCTCAATATGACCATAATTTCACCTTAGGAGTGCTCCATGATGGGCATTACCATACACTTCCCTATGAAGGTTTTCAGCGAATCGGTGACTTTCCCGATCCTTTGCCTGTAGATACAGGACGTTATGTGCTTACAACAGGAGTTCGATTGACGGATGGTAGCGTGCTTAGCTCCATGCAATTTTTCAAGGTTTCGAAAGGAGATGAAGTACATTTACCGGTTACCCTGCGGCAATATCCGAATGACATCCATCCTTTGGGTAAAATAGATTTGGGTGCTGTTACTGTTCGTCCGGCAGGGCAAGCTTCTTCCTGCTCATTGGCATCCCTGGTTGCAGGAAAAAAAGAGATTGCCATTGTACTGTTTGATCCTGATCAGGAACCCTCCCGTCATGTCCTGCAAGATCTTGCCATGATGGCTGATCAATTCCATGGTAGGAAAATGATGTTTGTTTACGTTTTTTCTTCTTCTGAAAACATCCAGACAGGGACTCTTTCTTCTTTTTCTTTGCCGACTCCCAATGTCATTGTGATTGATCAGCAAAGAAGCCTTATTGAGGCTCTTAGCGCTTTATTTCCTCAGTTATTATCAAACAAGTTACCCATTGTGGTATTATGCGACGGTGACGGAACCTTATTTTTTAAGTCAGCCGGATATTGTGCAAGCGTGCCCAATCAGCTTTTTAATATTCAACGGCAGTTGCGTAGAGTTTCTTTAACAAAAGAAGACAGAGAAGCATGCCATTAA
- a CDS encoding NUDIX hydrolase has product MKASLKITLTILATIVLMVLAYGIINALTKNLLEERITITVLVLSVIAVIGVLTVVATVYEANHQTKKDKLVNVGEDQHPLALFRYCPVCGSSDFVAKQDNSKTCENCGFNYYINPSAAVAALIVNEEGELLVGRRAHHPAKGTLDLPGGFVTLKESGEEAVRREIKEELNLTVTNAEMLFTIPNRYRWSGMTIPTLDLFYRCDVEDLNKLKPLDDVAETFFIKLDYIQPEDFGLASIREAVQHFKEGSVPFIS; this is encoded by the coding sequence ATGAAAGCATCATTAAAAATTACCCTTACTATTTTAGCTACCATTGTCTTGATGGTTTTAGCTTATGGAATTATTAACGCTCTTACTAAGAACCTTCTTGAAGAGAGAATTACAATTACAGTTTTGGTTTTGTCTGTGATTGCTGTGATTGGTGTTTTGACTGTTGTGGCTACTGTGTATGAAGCGAACCATCAGACTAAAAAAGATAAACTTGTGAATGTTGGAGAAGATCAGCATCCACTGGCTCTTTTTCGTTATTGTCCGGTTTGTGGTTCCTCTGATTTTGTTGCTAAACAGGATAATTCCAAGACATGCGAAAATTGTGGGTTTAATTATTACATTAATCCATCAGCTGCAGTAGCTGCACTCATTGTAAACGAAGAGGGAGAATTGTTGGTTGGTCGTAGGGCTCACCATCCCGCTAAAGGAACTTTGGATCTTCCCGGTGGATTTGTTACTTTGAAAGAGAGTGGGGAAGAGGCTGTAAGACGCGAAATAAAGGAAGAACTAAATCTGACTGTAACAAATGCAGAGATGCTTTTTACTATTCCAAACCGGTATCGCTGGTCGGGGATGACCATTCCAACATTGGATCTTTTTTATCGATGTGACGTGGAAGATTTGAACAAATTGAAACCTTTGGATGATGTAGCCGAAACTTTCTTTATTAAGCTCGACTACATTCAACCTGAAGATTTTGGTTTAGCTTCTATCCGAGAAGCTGTACAACATTTTAAAGAAGGATCGGTTCCTTTTATTTCTTAG
- a CDS encoding carboxypeptidase-like regulatory domain-containing protein, with protein MKKYIFLRLLMLSFVGIPWWLNAQNYTTIQGRVIDASNHHPVAAASVQVKGTPIGIVTNGDGQFLLKIPDGFQQDSVRFSYVGFIPVSIGIRELVARSPKNIIRLHPAIYNLNDITILSGNAYDLVQSAFANTVKNYGKKPVQMTGFYREFIKKGNRYIAISEAVLNLVKASYSSFASDQAAILKGRGIVDHSQIDTLFMKFQGGITSALTLDVMKNPFIGGTPLNEIGAYYTFTYGMPEMIDNRLNYVVDFDQRPETRGEIMFRGKIYIDAKTEAVTRMEFNMNVENRPEASDLFILKKPHGVRVDVVSAHYEVNYKEERHRWYYNYASMEVKFKCKWPKHWFSSYFTVKGELAITDHSDNITPIPPHDRVKWNEIVSDKVTNFKNDNFWESYNVIEPEKPIDQVIKKIAKQLKREEIRAEKETEKK; from the coding sequence ATGAAAAAATATATATTTCTACGATTACTGATGTTAAGTTTTGTGGGAATACCGTGGTGGCTCAACGCACAAAATTACACAACCATTCAGGGGAGAGTGATTGATGCCTCCAATCATCATCCGGTTGCGGCAGCATCAGTGCAGGTGAAGGGAACTCCTATTGGTATTGTCACCAATGGCGACGGACAATTTTTACTTAAGATACCGGATGGATTTCAACAAGACAGTGTACGTTTTTCGTACGTAGGATTCATTCCGGTTTCAATCGGCATCCGTGAATTAGTTGCGCGCTCTCCTAAAAACATCATCCGTTTACACCCTGCCATCTATAACCTGAATGACATCACAATCCTATCGGGGAATGCTTACGATCTGGTGCAAAGCGCTTTTGCCAACACGGTTAAAAATTATGGAAAAAAACCCGTACAAATGACTGGCTTTTATCGTGAGTTTATCAAAAAGGGAAATCGCTACATTGCCATCAGCGAAGCTGTATTGAATCTGGTCAAAGCTTCATACAGCTCATTTGCTTCCGATCAGGCAGCCATCCTCAAAGGGCGTGGTATTGTAGATCATTCTCAAATTGACACCCTATTTATGAAATTCCAGGGTGGCATCACGTCAGCATTGACACTCGATGTAATGAAAAATCCCTTTATCGGAGGTACACCCCTGAATGAAATCGGAGCATATTACACATTTACCTACGGAATGCCGGAAATGATTGACAACCGGCTCAATTATGTAGTGGATTTTGATCAACGTCCCGAAACACGCGGAGAAATCATGTTCCGGGGGAAGATTTACATTGATGCAAAAACCGAAGCTGTGACGCGAATGGAGTTTAACATGAATGTAGAAAATCGACCGGAAGCAAGTGATTTATTCATCCTGAAAAAACCTCATGGAGTAAGAGTTGATGTCGTTTCAGCTCACTATGAGGTAAACTACAAAGAAGAACGACATCGTTGGTATTACAATTATGCATCCATGGAAGTTAAATTTAAATGCAAATGGCCGAAACATTGGTTCAGTTCATACTTTACGGTAAAAGGCGAACTGGCCATCACTGATCATTCGGATAATATAACACCCATTCCGCCTCATGACAGGGTGAAATGGAATGAGATCGTTTCCGACAAAGTCACGAATTTCAAAAATGATAACTTCTGGGAATCCTACAATGTTATAGAGCCAGAGAAACCGATTGATCAGGTCATAAAAAAGATTGCCAAACAACTGAAGCGCGAAGAAATCAGGGCAGAAAAAGAAACAGAGAAAAAATAA